A genomic region of Oncorhynchus mykiss isolate Arlee chromosome 16, USDA_OmykA_1.1, whole genome shotgun sequence contains the following coding sequences:
- the LOC110491283 gene encoding vesicle transport protein SFT2A isoform X2, with translation MDKLRSMMGGREDNEETGLTAQVLDASTLSYGTRLKWFVICFVSGILCSILGTALLFLPNGTKLFAVFYTLGNLAALSSTCFLMGPVKQLKRMFEPTRLIATCVVLLCLVLTLCAVFWWQKKGLAIIFCILQFLAMTWYSISYIPFARDAVIKVFNSCLS, from the exons ATGGACAAGCTTCGTAGTATGATGGGGGGGCGAGAAGACAACGAGGAAACGGGTCTCACGGCGCAG GTCCTGGATGCCTCGACCCTCAGCTACGGCACCCGGCTGAAGTGGTTCGTCATATGCTTCGTTTCAGGGATCCTGTGCTCCATACTG GGCACTGCACTGCTGTTCTTACCCAATGGCACCAAGCTGTTTGCTGTGTTCTACACACTAGGTAACCTTGCTGCACTCTCCAG CACCTGTTTCCTGATGGGACCCGTGAAGCAGCTGAAGAGAATGTTTGAACCGACCAGACTGATAGCCACCTGTGTTGTGTTG CTCTGTCTCGTTTTGACTCTTTGTGCAGTTTTCTGG TGGCAAAAGAAGGGACTGGCCATCATCTTCTGCATTCTACAGTTCTTAGCAATGACATG GTACAGCATCTCTTACATTCCATTTGCCAG